The Ornithorhynchus anatinus isolate Pmale09 chromosome X2, mOrnAna1.pri.v4, whole genome shotgun sequence genome window below encodes:
- the CCDC127 gene encoding coiled-coil domain-containing protein 127 isoform X1, which produces MESSMNNLNDPPRWNIRPHSRADGGDGSRWNYALLVPMLGLAAFRWIWSRESQKEIERAREAYHQRIIAFQRDLETRYHDTIKENRRTIAHLALELEKERNRTTSYREALISQSHKLVEERKLLERDRALILQEKQQLQPLGKVYESFLKEEEEWQKKAGLLLKEFEEALTERQNIYCSLVLPRKARLEMEKNLLVRAAVDPIASELEMGAGLTDIFKHDSYCGHMWNSDKYQNGKLMWLYLKYWKSVVELKKFKKVEKAVLEK; this is translated from the exons AT GGAGAGCTCCATGAATAACTTAAATGACCCTCCTCGATGGAACATTCGGCCCCATTCCAGGGCCGACGGAGGCGATGGCAGTCGATGGAATTATGCGTTGCTGGTTCCGATGCTCGGATTGGCTGCTTTTC GTTGGATCTGGTCCAGGGAATCTCAAAAGGAaatagaaagagcaagagaaGCATACCACCAAAGAATAATCGCTTTCCAACGGGATCTTGAAACCAGATATCACGACACAATCAAAGAAAACCGCCGCACTATTGCTCATTTGGCTTTAGAGCTTGAAAAGGAACGTAACAGAACAACTAGTTATCGGGAGGCACTGATCTCCCAGAGCCACAAATTAGTGGAGGAAAGAAAGCTTCTAGAAAGGGACCGTGCCCTGATATTGCAAGAAAAGCAACAGCTGCAACCCTTAGGAAAAGTGTACGAAAGCTttctgaaagaggaagaagagtggcaAAAGAAAGCTGGTCTTTTGCTGAAGGAGTTTGAAGAAGCCCTTACCGAAAGGCAAAACATCTACTGCAGTCTGGTTCTTCCTCGTAAAGCGCGATTGGAAATGGAGAAAAACTTGCTAGTCCGAGCAGCAGTTGATCCAATTGCCTCAGAATTGGAGATGGGAGCTGGTTTAACAGACATATTTAAGCATGACTCCTATTGTGGTCACATGTGGAACTCTGACAAATACCAGAATGGGAAACTCATGTGGCTTTATCTCAAATATTGGAAATCGGTTGTCGAACTGAAAAAATTCAAGAAGGTAGAGAAAGCTGTTTTAGAAAAGTAA
- the CCDC127 gene encoding coiled-coil domain-containing protein 127 isoform X2 yields MNNLNDPPRWNIRPHSRADGGDGSRWNYALLVPMLGLAAFRWIWSRESQKEIERAREAYHQRIIAFQRDLETRYHDTIKENRRTIAHLALELEKERNRTTSYREALISQSHKLVEERKLLERDRALILQEKQQLQPLGKVYESFLKEEEEWQKKAGLLLKEFEEALTERQNIYCSLVLPRKARLEMEKNLLVRAAVDPIASELEMGAGLTDIFKHDSYCGHMWNSDKYQNGKLMWLYLKYWKSVVELKKFKKVEKAVLEK; encoded by the exons ATGAATAACTTAAATGACCCTCCTCGATGGAACATTCGGCCCCATTCCAGGGCCGACGGAGGCGATGGCAGTCGATGGAATTATGCGTTGCTGGTTCCGATGCTCGGATTGGCTGCTTTTC GTTGGATCTGGTCCAGGGAATCTCAAAAGGAaatagaaagagcaagagaaGCATACCACCAAAGAATAATCGCTTTCCAACGGGATCTTGAAACCAGATATCACGACACAATCAAAGAAAACCGCCGCACTATTGCTCATTTGGCTTTAGAGCTTGAAAAGGAACGTAACAGAACAACTAGTTATCGGGAGGCACTGATCTCCCAGAGCCACAAATTAGTGGAGGAAAGAAAGCTTCTAGAAAGGGACCGTGCCCTGATATTGCAAGAAAAGCAACAGCTGCAACCCTTAGGAAAAGTGTACGAAAGCTttctgaaagaggaagaagagtggcaAAAGAAAGCTGGTCTTTTGCTGAAGGAGTTTGAAGAAGCCCTTACCGAAAGGCAAAACATCTACTGCAGTCTGGTTCTTCCTCGTAAAGCGCGATTGGAAATGGAGAAAAACTTGCTAGTCCGAGCAGCAGTTGATCCAATTGCCTCAGAATTGGAGATGGGAGCTGGTTTAACAGACATATTTAAGCATGACTCCTATTGTGGTCACATGTGGAACTCTGACAAATACCAGAATGGGAAACTCATGTGGCTTTATCTCAAATATTGGAAATCGGTTGTCGAACTGAAAAAATTCAAGAAGGTAGAGAAAGCTGTTTTAGAAAAGTAA